From Solanum lycopersicum chromosome 8, SLM_r2.1, the proteins below share one genomic window:
- the LOC101259770 gene encoding uncharacterized protein → MAQAITMQAHAMTAQVNQQNVDRENPPEHSMTDRPRDFTRMYPHIFTGSKNSEDPHDFLDEVHKILVAMGARDTKKAELASYQLKNVSQIWCNMWQDSRTLGGVPVIWELFKTVFLERFFPREIREAKVEEFINVKQGSMTVKEYSLKFVKLSMIAEDLKEECRAAMLHENMELSELMIYVQHVEESRKRKHTRARNRSRQAEENFIRKSSTEIRDKPRFKHGIFHQGESISSKGRHDRNFESRVKRNNEVDTYQERPPCGKCGKLHGGECMMGTNACYSCGKPGYKVKDCTIKRNQEQGAERFNLIVQVKRLQGRNDSSHSSLVLQMKAPMVKSRVSSLN, encoded by the exons ATGGCACAAGCCATCACTATGCAGGCTCATGCCATGACTGCCCAGGTCAACCAGCAGAATGTTGACAGGGAGAACCCACCAGAGCATAGCATGACTGACAGGCCgagagacttcacgaggatgtaTCCTCATATTTTCACAGGATCTAAGAATTCAGAGGATCCCCATGATTTTTTGGATGAGGTGCATAAGATTTTAGTGGCTATGGGGGCCAGAGATACTAAGAAAGCAGAGTTGGCTTCCTACCAACTCAAGAATGTTTCACAGATTTGGTGCAATATGTGGCAAGATAGCCGAACTTTGGGTGGAGTCCCGGTCATTTGGGAGTTGTTTAAGACAGTCTTCCTGGAGAGATTTTTCCCCAGGGAGATTagggaggccaaggttgaggagtttatcaacgTTAAACAGGGATCGATGACAGTCaaggagtattccctgaagtttgtgaaaTTATCCAT GATTGCTGAGGATCTCAAGGAGGAGTGTAGGGCAGCTATGCTGCATGAAAACATGGAACTTTCCGAGCTTATGATCTATGTCCAGCATGTGGAGGAAAGCAGAAAGAGAAAACACACTAGGGCAAGGAACAGGTCAAGGCAAGCCGAGGAGAATTTTATAAGGAAGAGTAGTACTGAAATCAGGGATAAGCCCAGGTTTAAGCATGGAATCTTCCACCAAGGGGAGTCAATTTCATCCAAGGGTCGCCATGATAGGAATTTCGAGTCcagagttaagagaaacaatGAAGTAGATACATATCAGGAGAGACCACCATGCGGGAAGTGTGGTAAACTAcatggaggagagtgtatgaTGGGTACTAATGCTTGTTATAGTTGTGGCAAACCGGGTTACAAGGTGAAGGATTGTACGATTAAAAGAAATCAAGAACAAGGGGCGGAGAGATTCAATCTAATtgtccaagtgaagaggctccaaggacGCAATgattcttcgcactcaagtctagTGTTGCAGATGAAGGCACCTATGGTGAAGTCTCGGGTGAGTAGCCTTAATTAG